In the Pontibacillus sp. HMF3514 genome, CAGCCGCAAAAGCCATTTTAGCAGCACATGGTCTTAAAGATGGTGATTATAAAGCTTATGAAGAAGGCTTTGGTGACGCAAAGAAAAAACTCCAGGATGGTCAAATTGATGCAACTTTTGGTTTCTTAGGACTCCCAGCATCTTCAATTAATGAATTACATGCTCAAACCAAAGATGTTAAATTCCTTGAAATCAAAGGAGATGCTTTGAAAAAGATTCAGGAAAACACAAAATACAAACCTCTAGAAATTTCAGCTGACTCATACGAATGGTTAGAGAAACCAGCACATACGATCACAGCCTATGCCATCTTAGTAGGTTCAACGGATCAAGTGAGTAAAGAACTCGGATATAAAATTACAAAGGCATTATATGAACATGCTGATGAAATTTCACATTCACAAGCAAAATATATTTCCAAAGAAAACGCACTCAAAGGTTCTGAAGACTTAAAAATGCACCCAGGAGCAAAGAAGTATTTCAAAGAAATTGGACTGTTGAAATAAAGAGAGTCGAGTATAAAATCTAGTTTAAAATCTATAACACACATGATAATTAATTACTGATTACTTATCATGTGTGTAACCTTTTGCTTTTTATTAATTTCTTCTATTAATAAGGCGGTGAAGAAAGTTTGTCAGAAACACAGAATGTTAATCAACAAGACTTGCTATCTAAATATGATAAAGAACATGCCTATCGAACGAATTTAGGCAAGTGGGCCTGGATCATTTCTTTTATTGGGATATCCCTTACTTTTTTCCATCTATTCACTGGATTACGAGGAGTTTATCCTTCACAAATTCAAGGGCCGATACATTTAGGTACAGGCCTCGGCCTAATTTTTTTATTGTATCCGGCTAAAAAAACATTAATCAAACACCGTGGCATAGCATGGTATGATGTCATACTAGCCTTTGCCGCCATGTTTACGAATTATTATATAGTCTTCAATTATAATCGAATTGTAAGTAAAGCCATTATTATGGGTTATAACAATACGGATATCGTTGTTGCTACAATTGCTATTGTTCTTCTGTTGGAAGCAACCAGGCGAGCCGTTGGTTTACCAATAGTTGTTATTGCTAGTATTTTTATTGCATACGGATTATGGGGCAAGGGTATTCCTATTTTCGGACATGCTGGGTTTGATTGGAGCAGTCTAAGTACTGAACTGTTCTTTAAAACGAATGCTATATTTGGGATCCCTATTCAAATTTCATCACAGTATATCTTTTTGTTTTTATTCTTTGGTGTGATGTTAGTCAAAACGAATATAGGGATGTTTTTTAATGAGCTTGCTTTTGGATTAACAGGGAGATTTACTGGGGGAACTGCAAAGGCAGCTGTTGTAGCAAGTGCCCTTCAAGGAATGGTTACCGGTAGCTCCGTTGCTAATACAGTAGGTTCAGGTTCATTTACAATCCCTATGATGAAGCGCGCAAAGTTCAAACCCGAATTTTCAGCTGCAGCAGAAGCCTCTGCATCAACAGGAGGACAACTTATGCCTCCCATTATGGGGGCAGCCGCATTTATAATGGCTGAATATACTGGAACTACATATAGCCAAGTCATTCTGATCGCCATCATACCAGCAGCTTTATACTTCTCAGGGATCTTTTTTGGAACACATTTTGAAGCAAAAAAGCAAGGGATTTTAGGAGTTAGCAAAGAGGAGCTTCCTAAATTAACAGACCTCACAAAAAAATTAGATTTATTGCTTCCGCTAATCGTGATTATCGGAACTTTATTATCAGGAAAAACAGCCACTTTTGCTGCTTTGTGGGGAATTGTAACAGCTTTCGTTGTTAGCTTTTTTAGAAAAGAAACACGTCTCTCCTTTAGAGGAATTTTAGAAACCCTTGAGAAAGGAGCACGAGCAGCGTTACCAGTTATTGCAGCTTGTGCGACTGCGGGAATTGTTGTTGGAATTGTCACATTAACTGGCTTAGGTGGAAAAATTGCAGGAGGAATTGTTGAACTAGCTCAGGGACAATTCTTTTTAATTCTCTTTTTCACAATGATTGCAAGTATTGTCTTAGGAATGGGATTGCCAACTACAGCGAATTATGTGGTTACTGCCTCCATGGCTGCTCCTGCAATCCTTCAAGCATTCCCTGATATTCCGGTTATCGCTGTTCACTTGTTTGTGTTTTATTTTGGGATTATTGCAGATATAACCCCACCTGTTTGTCTTGCAGCATATGCAGGTGCCGGAATAGCCGGAGCAAACCCAATGAAATCAGGGGTAAATGCAGTAAAATTAGCCATAGCTGCCTTTATTATTCCTTATGCTTTCGTTTCAAATCCTGTTTTAGTTCTCCAGGATGGCGCAAACTTTGCTACCGTTACTCCAGCTTTATTAACCGCATTATTAGGTATGGCTGGAATAAGCGCATCCATGATGGGATTCTTCTTTAAGAAAGCAGGAGCAATCGAACGCATCCTTTTATTTACTGCTGGGATTATGCTTGTCTATCACAATATAATCATTTCTATGATTGGCTTGCTAATCTTGGTTGCAGTCGGACTGTATCAACATTATTTGAAGAAAAATCACATACCAGCACTATCCGCTTAAAGGAGTGCCTGTCACTCCCCGTTTTTGTCGAGTAATCTTCATGTCTAAAGTAAAGCACCTGCAAGTTTATGCAGGTGCTTTTTTAAATGTTTTTTTCACGTGATCTCAATCGTACTCGATACTTCCACACCCTTTAAAGCTTGAGAGGCTAGCCTATCAGCCTCATTGTTTTCTTTTCGAGAAACAGCATTATATTCTGGAGTTATATTGATCTCCCCCATCTTCTCTTCAATCCGATCTGCCCATCTAGATAACTCTTCTTCTAGTACAGGCCATTCGTCTGTTAATTGATTAATAACAACTTTAGAATCACCGATCACTTCTACTGATTGGTGTTCCACTCCTAAAAACTCTAATTCTTGCAGGCCAAGATGAAGGGCTGCGTATTCAGCTTCGTTATTCGATTCTAGCTCTTGCACTTGAGCATTTTTTCTCAATCGATACGACTTCCCACTCTGCTCATAGTAAATTACACATCC is a window encoding:
- a CDS encoding TAXI family TRAP transporter solute-binding subunit, with translation MTKKKWLLGLILLFTIQTVLTACGESSEGSASKESDQGDFVKDLQLGTGSTGGTYYPLGTEMSTILNKNVDEKDFNVSAVSTGASVDNISRIGRGELQLGMTVHIPAQNAQAGKGEFDGIKVENFGFMGQIYPEIMQVITLESTGVESIADLKGKKVAIGPPGSGTQAAAKAILAAHGLKDGDYKAYEEGFGDAKKKLQDGQIDATFGFLGLPASSINELHAQTKDVKFLEIKGDALKKIQENTKYKPLEISADSYEWLEKPAHTITAYAILVGSTDQVSKELGYKITKALYEHADEISHSQAKYISKENALKGSEDLKMHPGAKKYFKEIGLLK
- a CDS encoding reverse transcriptase-like protein, producing the protein MNVKMELTYKSPKGTETTFISEEMLAGKALVLAEDIEKTGRMKDVTFIDSKEHTWNLKELKELMKGIQTEPHHIKLYFDGGYNLETRNSGLGCVIYYEQSGKSYRLRKNAQVQELESNNEAEYAALHLGLQELEFLGVEHQSVEVIGDSKVVINQLTDEWPVLEEELSRWADRIEEKMGEINITPEYNAVSRKENNEADRLASQALKGVEVSSTIEIT
- a CDS encoding TRAP transporter permease is translated as MSETQNVNQQDLLSKYDKEHAYRTNLGKWAWIISFIGISLTFFHLFTGLRGVYPSQIQGPIHLGTGLGLIFLLYPAKKTLIKHRGIAWYDVILAFAAMFTNYYIVFNYNRIVSKAIIMGYNNTDIVVATIAIVLLLEATRRAVGLPIVVIASIFIAYGLWGKGIPIFGHAGFDWSSLSTELFFKTNAIFGIPIQISSQYIFLFLFFGVMLVKTNIGMFFNELAFGLTGRFTGGTAKAAVVASALQGMVTGSSVANTVGSGSFTIPMMKRAKFKPEFSAAAEASASTGGQLMPPIMGAAAFIMAEYTGTTYSQVILIAIIPAALYFSGIFFGTHFEAKKQGILGVSKEELPKLTDLTKKLDLLLPLIVIIGTLLSGKTATFAALWGIVTAFVVSFFRKETRLSFRGILETLEKGARAALPVIAACATAGIVVGIVTLTGLGGKIAGGIVELAQGQFFLILFFTMIASIVLGMGLPTTANYVVTASMAAPAILQAFPDIPVIAVHLFVFYFGIIADITPPVCLAAYAGAGIAGANPMKSGVNAVKLAIAAFIIPYAFVSNPVLVLQDGANFATVTPALLTALLGMAGISASMMGFFFKKAGAIERILLFTAGIMLVYHNIIISMIGLLILVAVGLYQHYLKKNHIPALSA